The Musa acuminata AAA Group cultivar baxijiao chromosome BXJ2-2, Cavendish_Baxijiao_AAA, whole genome shotgun sequence genome has a segment encoding these proteins:
- the LOC135604969 gene encoding pectinesterase inhibitor 11-like, with the protein MARKICLLFVLFFSFTVLHALAGRIPVVQASQPQASFGENSTEFIRARCGATRYPSLCYRSLAGYSFAVQQSPIQLARFATNLTLARVASLSAHVTSLRRACGTAKSASACPEAGALRDCADSLGDAVDLARRTAGELCGLEAEAAGSAAAVWRMSNAQTWMSAALTNEDTCVDGFEEVRPESRAKADVCRRVWLVKQYTSNALALVNGIVASR; encoded by the coding sequence ATGGCTCGAAAGATTTGTCTTCTCTTTGTCTTATTCTTCTCCTTCACCGTCCTGCATGCACTCGCCGGCAGGATTCCGGTGGTCCAAGCGTCGCAGCCGCAGGCCTCCTTCGGCGAGAACTCCACGGAGTTTATCCGGGCGCGGTGCGGCGCCACTCGGTACCCCAGCCTCTGCTACAGGTCGCTCGCCGGCTACTCCTTCGCCGTCCAGCAGAGCCCCATCCAGCTCGCCCGATTCGCCACCAACCTCACGCTCGCCCGCGTCGCCTCCCTCTCCGCCCATGTCACCTCTCTCCGACGCGCCTGCGGTACTGCCAAGTCCGCCTCTGCCTGCCCGGAGGCGGGGGCGCTACGTGACTGCGCGGACTCACTGGGCGACGCGGTTGACCTGGCGCGGCGGACTGCGGGGGAGCTGTGCGGcctggaggcggaggcggcggggtCGGCGGCGGCGGTGTGGCGGATGTCCAACGCCCAGACGTGGATGAGCGCCGCGCTCACGAACGAGGACACATGCGTCGATGGCTTCGAGGAGGTGAGACCCGAGAGCCGGGCGAAGGCCGACGTCTGCCGCCGAGTGTGGCTCGTGAAACAGTACACGAGCAACGCTCTCGCCCTCGTCAACGGTATCGTCGCCAGCCGATGA